One window of the Pseudomonadota bacterium genome contains the following:
- a CDS encoding GcvT family protein, with product MKSHYRVVVIGGGVVGCSVLYHLAKLGWADIALMERSVLTSGSSWHAAGGFHALNADPNIAALQDYTIKLYKEIQAESGQDIGLHMTGGINVASAPERWEWLKAAYRIFQTMGIETARLVTPDEIKDRCPIMDVSGVLGGLYDVNEGHLDTYGAVYAYAGAARKRGAEIFERNRVLELQAKAGGSWEVVTEKGTIVAEHVVNCGGLWAKQVGLMAGIDLPVTPMEHHYLLTETIPEVAAMDRELPLMVDLEGFTYMRQEGKGILLGIYETNYKHWHMEGAPWDYGIELNQEDIDRIGPELEMGFRRFPCLERTGIKKWVNGSFTFTPDGNPLVGPIAGVPNYWAACGVMAGFLQGGGVGLSLAQWMIEGEPGADIYGMDIARYGKFAANREYLKQTTGQFYSRRFVMTYPNEQLPAGRALRTAPAYEAMTGNGSRWGVSWGLEVPIYFAPSTNFVENPTLKRSNAHDIVGAECRRVREGVGLLDISGFSRYEVTGPKAGAWLDHVLASRIPAPGRAALAPMLSPSGKLKGDLSVFNWGDGNYWIMGSYYLRQWHMRWFAGLLQDGVAVRDISDDWVGFSLAGPRSRDVLAAVVRNADVSNTALRFMSCREMDVGMCRAKVGRLSVSGELGFEINVPAAEHLTLYRTLKQVGAAHGMHEYGFNALLSLRMEKSFGIWSREFTQAYTPGMTGLDRWIAFDKVEFIGREAVLRERDVEAAPRRLVTLDIAADDADASGYEPVWHKGNRVGYVTSGAYGHCLGKSLALALVDKHLCNPGTELSVHVVGVERKAQVIAPSPHDPAGRRMRA from the coding sequence ATGAAGTCGCATTATCGGGTGGTCGTCATCGGCGGCGGTGTTGTCGGTTGCTCGGTCCTTTATCATCTGGCCAAGCTCGGTTGGGCCGATATCGCGCTCATGGAGCGCAGCGTGCTCACGTCGGGCTCGAGCTGGCACGCCGCCGGCGGCTTCCACGCGCTCAACGCCGATCCCAACATCGCCGCACTCCAGGATTACACGATCAAGCTCTACAAAGAGATACAGGCGGAGTCGGGTCAGGACATCGGACTCCACATGACCGGTGGCATCAATGTGGCGAGCGCGCCCGAACGCTGGGAATGGCTCAAGGCCGCTTATCGAATCTTTCAGACAATGGGCATCGAGACGGCTCGCCTGGTAACGCCGGACGAGATCAAGGACAGGTGCCCGATCATGGACGTGTCCGGCGTTCTCGGCGGACTCTACGACGTCAATGAAGGTCATCTCGATACCTACGGCGCCGTCTATGCCTATGCCGGAGCCGCCCGCAAGCGCGGCGCCGAAATTTTTGAGCGCAACCGGGTGCTGGAGCTCCAGGCAAAAGCCGGCGGGTCGTGGGAGGTCGTGACCGAGAAAGGCACGATCGTTGCCGAGCATGTGGTCAATTGCGGCGGACTCTGGGCGAAGCAAGTTGGCCTCATGGCCGGTATCGATCTCCCGGTGACGCCGATGGAGCATCACTATCTCTTGACGGAGACGATCCCCGAAGTCGCAGCGATGGATCGGGAGCTGCCGCTGATGGTCGACCTCGAGGGGTTCACCTATATGCGCCAAGAGGGCAAAGGCATCCTCCTTGGCATCTACGAGACCAACTACAAGCACTGGCACATGGAAGGGGCGCCTTGGGACTACGGCATTGAACTCAATCAGGAGGACATCGATCGCATCGGGCCGGAGCTGGAGATGGGGTTCAGGCGGTTTCCCTGCCTCGAGCGGACCGGGATCAAGAAATGGGTCAATGGCTCCTTCACATTCACGCCGGATGGAAACCCGCTGGTGGGACCCATTGCCGGCGTGCCCAACTATTGGGCGGCCTGCGGCGTCATGGCCGGGTTCCTGCAGGGCGGCGGCGTCGGCCTAAGCCTGGCGCAGTGGATGATCGAAGGCGAGCCAGGGGCCGACATCTACGGCATGGACATCGCGCGCTACGGCAAATTCGCCGCAAATCGTGAATATCTGAAGCAGACGACCGGCCAGTTCTACTCGCGTCGTTTCGTCATGACCTACCCGAACGAGCAGCTCCCGGCCGGACGAGCCCTGCGGACTGCACCTGCCTACGAGGCGATGACGGGGAATGGCAGTCGCTGGGGCGTGAGTTGGGGCCTCGAGGTTCCGATTTATTTCGCGCCGTCCACGAACTTCGTGGAGAACCCGACGCTCAAGCGATCGAACGCACACGACATCGTCGGCGCCGAATGCCGGCGGGTCCGCGAGGGCGTCGGGCTCCTCGATATCTCCGGCTTCTCGCGCTACGAAGTGACAGGGCCGAAGGCCGGCGCGTGGCTCGACCATGTGCTGGCTTCACGCATTCCAGCACCCGGCCGAGCCGCTCTGGCACCCATGCTGTCGCCCTCGGGTAAGCTCAAGGGAGACCTGAGCGTCTTCAATTGGGGTGACGGCAACTATTGGATCATGGGGTCCTACTATCTGCGCCAATGGCATATGCGCTGGTTTGCCGGTCTTTTGCAGGATGGCGTTGCGGTCCGGGATATCTCCGATGACTGGGTGGGCTTCTCCCTCGCGGGACCGCGATCGCGCGACGTCCTGGCCGCGGTCGTCCGCAACGCAGATGTGTCGAATACGGCGCTCCGCTTCATGTCCTGCCGCGAAATGGACGTCGGCATGTGCCGGGCCAAGGTGGGCCGCCTATCCGTGTCCGGCGAGCTCGGCTTCGAGATAAACGTGCCGGCGGCGGAGCATCTCACCCTCTACCGAACGCTGAAGCAGGTGGGTGCCGCGCACGGCATGCACGAATATGGTTTCAATGCGCTCCTCAGTCTGCGCATGGAAAAATCATTCGGCATCTGGTCACGCGAGTTCACGCAAGCCTATACGCCCGGGATGACCGGGCTCGACCGATGGATTGCGTTCGACAAAGTCGAGTTCATCGGGCGCGAAGCGGTATTGCGGGAGCGCGATGTGGAAGCAGCGCCGCGGCGCTTGGTCACCCTGGACATCGCGGCGGACGATGCCGATGCGTCTGGCTACGAGCCGGTCTGGCACAAGGGCAACCGGGTCGGCTATGTGACATCGGGGGCCTATGGGCACTGCCTGGGCAAGAGTTTGGCGCTAGCCTTGGTCGACAAGCATCTATGCAATCCAGGCACGGAACTCTCGGTGCATGTCGTCGGTGTCGAGCGCAAAGCGCAGGTTATTGCCCCATCGCCTCACGACCCAGCAGGCCGCCGCATGCGAGCGTAA
- a CDS encoding methyltransferase domain-containing protein — protein MSGQVASFVGSIPENYDRGLGPMIFVDYALDMAKRAAASKPARVLETACGTGIVTRKLRDLLPAAAQLTATDLNPPMVEVARGKFRAGEKVELKQADATQLPFADASFDAVICQFGVMFFPDKDKSYREVQRVLAPGGRYLFNVWDAHRYNAYARIAHETIGSFFPADPPGFYRVPFGYHAIDPIKESLLAAGFTGLSASVVTVEKEIPEAAQFARGLVFGNPVIEQINQRGGVEAEQVRKAVTDALIAAFGRDPGRMTLQAIVFEAMKR, from the coding sequence ATGAGCGGGCAAGTCGCGAGCTTCGTCGGCAGCATTCCCGAGAACTACGACCGCGGCCTCGGGCCGATGATCTTCGTCGACTACGCCCTCGACATGGCAAAGCGGGCCGCCGCATCGAAACCCGCCCGGGTGCTCGAGACCGCTTGCGGCACCGGCATCGTCACCCGCAAGCTCCGGGATCTATTGCCGGCCGCCGCGCAGCTGACCGCGACCGACCTCAATCCGCCGATGGTCGAAGTCGCGCGCGGAAAATTCCGAGCCGGAGAAAAGGTCGAGCTCAAGCAGGCGGACGCCACCCAGCTACCGTTTGCCGATGCGAGCTTCGATGCCGTCATCTGCCAGTTCGGCGTGATGTTCTTTCCCGACAAGGACAAGTCCTACCGCGAGGTGCAGCGCGTCCTGGCGCCGGGCGGCCGCTATCTCTTCAATGTGTGGGATGCGCACCGCTACAATGCCTACGCCCGCATCGCGCATGAGACGATCGGCAGCTTCTTTCCTGCCGATCCGCCCGGATTCTACCGCGTGCCCTTCGGCTACCACGCGATCGACCCGATCAAGGAGTCCCTGCTCGCCGCCGGGTTCACCGGCCTCAGCGCCAGCGTGGTCACGGTGGAGAAAGAGATCCCCGAAGCGGCCCAGTTCGCCCGCGGCTTGGTCTTCGGCAACCCGGTGATCGAGCAGATCAACCAGCGCGGCGGCGTCGAGGCCGAACAAGTACGCAAGGCAGTGACCGATGCGCTCATTGCCGCATTCGGCCGCGATCCCGGCCGCATGACGCTGCAGGCGATCGTCTTCGAGGCTATGAAGCGCTAG
- a CDS encoding tyrosine recombinase XerC encodes MAGSAGVIGFSADERLTAAIGDWRSWLASERRASLHTLSAYASDIAGFLDFLTQHLGEMPGLQHLSALKPADYRAYLARRATDGLKRSSTARALASLRNLIRFLERRGLAQSPALGVVRTPRLPRSVPKALSVGEAERTLDEAALLPIEEWVGARDLAIMTLLYGAGLRIGEALALNRGQAPHPPAMTVTGKGNKQRMVPVLPVVANAIEAYLRLCPIGLGPKDPLFVGVRGKRLNARIVQGAMAKLRAGLGLADSATPHALRHSFATHLLAEGADLRAIQELLGHSSLSTTQRYTAVDLGRLIEVHRVAHPRARG; translated from the coding sequence ATGGCTGGATCTGCCGGCGTAATCGGCTTTTCGGCCGATGAGCGGCTGACCGCAGCGATCGGCGATTGGCGCTCCTGGCTTGCAAGCGAGCGGCGCGCGTCTCTCCATACGCTGTCTGCCTATGCCAGCGACATCGCCGGCTTCCTCGATTTCCTCACCCAGCATCTGGGCGAGATGCCCGGTCTCCAGCACCTCTCGGCCTTGAAGCCGGCGGATTACCGCGCCTATCTCGCCAGGCGCGCGACCGACGGGCTGAAGCGCAGCTCGACCGCGCGCGCGCTCGCCAGCCTGCGCAATCTCATCCGGTTCCTGGAGCGTCGCGGGCTAGCCCAGAGCCCGGCCTTGGGTGTCGTGCGCACGCCGCGTCTGCCCCGCTCCGTGCCCAAGGCCTTGAGCGTGGGCGAGGCGGAGCGGACGCTGGACGAAGCTGCGTTGCTCCCGATCGAGGAGTGGGTCGGTGCCCGCGATCTGGCGATCATGACCTTGCTCTATGGTGCTGGGTTGCGTATCGGCGAGGCCTTGGCCTTGAATCGCGGCCAAGCACCGCACCCGCCGGCGATGACCGTCACCGGCAAGGGCAACAAGCAAAGGATGGTGCCGGTGCTGCCGGTGGTGGCGAATGCGATCGAGGCCTATCTCAGGCTTTGTCCGATCGGGCTCGGGCCTAAGGATCCGCTGTTCGTCGGCGTCCGCGGCAAGCGGCTGAATGCGCGCATCGTGCAGGGTGCCATGGCAAAGCTGCGCGCCGGTCTGGGCTTGGCCGACTCGGCCACGCCCCATGCCCTCAGGCACAGCTTCGCCACTCATCTCTTGGCCGAAGGGGCCGATCTGAGGGCGATCCAGGAGCTCTTGGGCCATAGCTCGCTGTCCACCACCCAGCGCTATACCGCGGTCGATCTGGGCCGGCTCATCGAGGTGCATCGCGTCGCGCATCCGCGCGCCAGAGGCTGA
- a CDS encoding DUF484 family protein → MDPQKPAIVPPEDELDAQTVTEYLRLHPDFLLKHPDAVLALRPPEREIGEGVVDLQTFLLDRIRAEVTRLKATQRKLIATSRVNLQNQSRVHAAVLALLTATSCDHLLQIITTDLAVVLDVDVVTLCVEANGTMLPGARAAGIVRLPPHAVDGFMGPNREVMLRSITEGDASIFGAAASLVRSDALVRLRVSSRAPAGLVAFGSRREGAFHPGQGTELLGFLARALEFSIRTWLDLPA, encoded by the coding sequence ATGGACCCGCAAAAGCCCGCCATCGTTCCGCCCGAGGACGAGCTCGACGCCCAGACGGTGACGGAGTATCTGCGCCTGCACCCGGATTTCCTCTTGAAGCATCCCGACGCGGTCCTGGCGCTCAGGCCGCCGGAGCGCGAGATCGGCGAGGGGGTGGTCGATCTGCAGACCTTCCTCCTGGATCGGATTCGCGCCGAGGTGACCCGGCTCAAGGCCACCCAGAGGAAGCTGATCGCCACCTCGCGGGTCAACCTGCAGAACCAGAGCCGGGTGCATGCGGCCGTGCTGGCGCTGCTCACTGCCACCAGCTGCGATCATCTGCTGCAGATCATCACCACCGACCTCGCGGTCGTCCTCGACGTCGACGTGGTGACGCTCTGCGTCGAGGCGAATGGCACCATGCTGCCGGGCGCGCGCGCCGCCGGCATCGTTAGGCTACCCCCGCATGCGGTCGACGGCTTCATGGGCCCGAACCGCGAGGTCATGCTGCGTTCGATCACCGAGGGCGACGCCAGCATCTTCGGGGCGGCGGCGAGCCTGGTGCGCTCCGATGCGCTGGTCCGGCTCCGGGTGAGTTCCCGGGCGCCGGCCGGGCTGGTCGCCTTCGGCTCCAGGCGCGAAGGCGCCTTCCATCCCGGCCAGGGCACCGAGCTTCTGGGCTTTCTTGCCCGGGCCCTCGAGTTCTCGATCCGGACATGGCTGGATCTGCCGGCGTAA
- the fsa gene encoding fructose-6-phosphate aldolase, with amino-acid sequence MKFFIDTADVAEIRELEATGLLDGVTTNPSLIQKSGRPMLEVIKEICAVVPGPVSAEVTATDYATMLAEGRKLAKIAKNVTVKVPLTPDGLKSCRALSQEGTKVNVTLCFSAAQALLAAKAGASFISPFVGRLDDIGQDGMQLIAEIVEIYDNYEDIRTEVLVASVRHPIHVIEAAKLGAHVATLPPAVLKQMFKHPLTDKGLDAFLADWKKTGQSIL; translated from the coding sequence ATGAAGTTCTTCATCGACACCGCCGACGTGGCGGAGATTCGCGAGCTCGAGGCAACCGGCCTCCTCGATGGCGTCACCACCAACCCGTCCCTGATCCAGAAGAGCGGCCGGCCGATGCTGGAGGTGATCAAGGAGATCTGCGCCGTGGTGCCCGGCCCGGTCTCGGCCGAGGTGACCGCGACCGACTATGCCACGATGCTGGCCGAGGGACGCAAGCTCGCCAAGATCGCCAAGAACGTCACGGTCAAGGTGCCGCTCACCCCCGACGGACTCAAATCCTGCCGGGCGCTTTCCCAGGAAGGCACCAAGGTCAACGTCACCTTGTGCTTTTCCGCGGCCCAGGCCTTGCTCGCCGCCAAGGCCGGGGCGAGCTTCATCTCCCCCTTCGTCGGCCGCCTCGACGATATCGGCCAGGACGGCATGCAGCTCATCGCCGAAATCGTCGAGATCTACGACAATTACGAGGACATCCGCACGGAAGTGCTGGTCGCCTCGGTGCGCCATCCGATTCACGTGATCGAGGCGGCCAAGCTCGGCGCCCATGTTGCGACCTTGCCGCCTGCCGTGCTCAAGCAGATGTTCAAGCATCCGCTCACCGACAAAGGGCTCGATGCCTTTCTTGCCGATTGGAAGAAGACCGGACAGTCAATCCTTTGA
- a CDS encoding primosomal protein N': MTAEDARDATESEMGQRRVSVLLPLPLAGAYDYLVPPELALEPGDFVAAPLGPNEFLGVVWGEASGEVPVARLKAIIDRLDVPPLSQVQRRFVDWVAQYTVSPPGAVLRMAMSVSAALEPKRPILAYRRTDEPPGTMTVTPARRRVLALLADGPPRPMGEIAREAGVGTSVVKGLVALHQLEAVELPPPPSFREPDWRHPGPTLSADQEAAATALRLLLDRPGFAVTLLDGVTGSGKTEVYFEAIAAALAQGKQALVLLPEIALSAEWLARFESRFGVAPAAWHSDLTQAERRVTWRAVAEGVARVVVGARSALFLPYPELGLIVVDEEHDGAFKQEDGVIYHARDMAIVRAQLGQHPVVLSSATPSLESLVNVESGRYRRLGLPDRHAGASLPTIEAIDMRGIRMPATQFLSPPLRQAVADTLAQGEQAMLFLNRRGYAPLTLCRTCGHRLNCPNCSTWLVEHRLAGRLQCHHCGRMERLPLQCPACGAEGSLAACGPGVERLAEEMRALAPAARLAVMASDTIGGPAEAAEIVRSIREHEVDIVIGTQMVAKGHNFPMLTLVGVVDADLGLAGGDLRASERTYQLLHQVAGRAGRAERPGRVLMQTYQPGEAVIAALIAGDRDRFIEAETQSREAACMPPFGRLVALIISGHDVDAVIRTARLLGQKAPRGDGVSVLGPAPAPLSLLRGRHRHRLLLKAPRNVRVQPLVQAWLAQVKVPGSVRVAVDIDPYSFM, translated from the coding sequence ATGACGGCAGAAGACGCCAGAGATGCGACCGAGTCGGAGATGGGGCAGCGCCGTGTGAGCGTGCTCCTGCCGCTGCCGCTCGCCGGCGCTTACGACTATTTGGTGCCGCCGGAGCTGGCGCTCGAGCCCGGCGATTTCGTCGCCGCTCCCTTGGGTCCGAATGAGTTCCTGGGCGTGGTCTGGGGCGAGGCCAGCGGCGAGGTGCCGGTCGCCCGCCTGAAGGCGATCATCGACCGGCTCGACGTGCCGCCGCTCTCCCAGGTGCAGCGGCGTTTCGTCGATTGGGTGGCGCAGTACACGGTGAGCCCGCCCGGTGCGGTCTTGCGCATGGCGATGAGCGTGTCGGCAGCGCTCGAGCCGAAGCGGCCGATCCTGGCCTATCGCCGGACCGATGAGCCGCCCGGCACCATGACCGTGACGCCGGCCAGACGCCGCGTGCTGGCGCTCCTGGCCGACGGCCCGCCCCGGCCGATGGGCGAGATTGCGCGGGAGGCCGGAGTCGGTACCTCGGTCGTCAAAGGACTGGTGGCGCTGCACCAGCTCGAAGCCGTCGAGCTGCCGCCGCCGCCTTCCTTCCGCGAGCCGGATTGGCGCCACCCCGGCCCCACCCTATCGGCCGACCAGGAAGCGGCGGCCACCGCGTTGCGCCTGCTCCTCGACAGGCCCGGCTTTGCCGTCACTCTCCTCGATGGCGTCACCGGCAGCGGCAAGACCGAAGTATATTTCGAGGCGATCGCCGCCGCCCTCGCCCAAGGCAAGCAGGCGCTGGTGCTGCTGCCGGAGATCGCGCTCTCGGCCGAATGGCTCGCCCGCTTCGAGAGCCGGTTCGGCGTCGCACCGGCCGCCTGGCATTCCGATCTGACCCAGGCGGAGCGGCGCGTGACCTGGCGGGCGGTGGCCGAAGGGGTGGCCAGGGTCGTGGTCGGCGCCCGCTCGGCCCTCTTCCTCCCCTATCCGGAGCTGGGGCTCATCGTCGTCGATGAAGAGCACGATGGCGCCTTCAAGCAGGAGGACGGCGTCATCTACCACGCCCGCGACATGGCGATCGTCAGAGCGCAATTGGGCCAGCATCCGGTGGTGCTGAGCTCGGCCACGCCGTCCTTGGAAAGCCTGGTCAATGTCGAGAGCGGGCGCTATCGGCGCCTTGGCCTGCCCGATCGCCACGCCGGCGCGTCGCTCCCCACGATCGAAGCCATCGACATGCGCGGCATCCGCATGCCGGCAACCCAATTCCTGTCGCCGCCCCTCCGCCAGGCCGTGGCCGACACGCTGGCCCAGGGCGAGCAGGCGATGCTCTTCCTCAATCGCCGCGGCTATGCGCCGCTGACGCTCTGCCGGACCTGCGGCCATCGCCTGAACTGCCCCAATTGCTCGACCTGGCTGGTGGAGCACCGGCTGGCCGGCAGGCTGCAATGCCACCATTGCGGCCGCATGGAGAGGCTGCCCCTGCAATGCCCGGCTTGCGGCGCCGAAGGCTCGCTTGCCGCCTGCGGGCCCGGGGTCGAGCGTCTGGCGGAGGAGATGCGGGCGCTGGCGCCGGCGGCACGGCTGGCGGTCATGGCGAGCGACACCATCGGCGGGCCGGCCGAGGCGGCCGAGATCGTGCGCTCGATCCGCGAGCACGAGGTCGACATCGTCATCGGGACCCAGATGGTGGCCAAGGGCCACAACTTCCCCATGCTGACCCTGGTGGGCGTGGTCGATGCCGATCTTGGGCTTGCCGGCGGCGATCTCCGCGCCAGCGAGCGCACCTATCAGCTCCTGCACCAAGTCGCCGGCCGTGCCGGGCGCGCCGAACGCCCGGGGCGCGTGCTGATGCAGACCTATCAGCCGGGCGAGGCGGTGATCGCCGCCCTCATCGCCGGCGACCGCGACCGTTTCATCGAAGCCGAAACGCAGTCCCGCGAAGCAGCGTGCATGCCGCCCTTCGGCCGGCTGGTGGCCCTCATCATCTCCGGCCATGACGTCGATGCCGTCATCCGCACCGCCCGCTTGCTGGGCCAGAAGGCGCCCCGCGGCGATGGTGTGAGCGTGCTCGGGCCGGCGCCGGCCCCTCTCTCCTTGCTGCGCGGCCGGCACCGGCATCGGCTCTTGTTGAAGGCACCGAGGAACGTCCGCGTGCAGCCCCTGGTGCAAGCCTGGCTGGCCCAGGTCAAGGTGCCCGGCAGCGTGCGCGTCGCCGTCGATATCGATCCCTACAGCTTCATGTGA
- a CDS encoding class I SAM-dependent methyltransferase, whose protein sequence is MIDFSRFDARHYPTVPVREGYEAWAPTYEATVLDLMDLRLADRLRSIEWSKVARALDLACGTGRSGAWLRAQGVAAVDGIDLTPAMLDRARSRGVYRSLLVGDVRAVDLPDAGYDLVTQFLADEHLPSLLPLYREAARLTHTGGQFVLVGYHPWFLMAGIPTHFDQSPGRPVAIESYVHLFSEHVSAAGAAGWRLAEMEEALIDTAWLEAKPKWAIYRDRPISFAMVWGKPVVPKVEPSPSCSKAQG, encoded by the coding sequence ATGATCGATTTCTCTCGCTTCGACGCACGCCATTACCCGACCGTCCCGGTCCGCGAAGGTTATGAGGCTTGGGCGCCAACCTATGAGGCAACCGTGCTGGACCTCATGGACCTTCGGCTCGCCGACCGTCTCCGAAGCATCGAATGGTCCAAGGTCGCGCGCGCCCTAGACCTCGCGTGCGGCACTGGACGGAGCGGAGCCTGGCTGAGGGCTCAAGGCGTGGCCGCCGTCGATGGGATCGACCTCACGCCAGCCATGCTCGATCGGGCCCGCAGTCGTGGCGTCTATCGGAGCTTGCTGGTCGGGGATGTGAGAGCCGTGGATCTCCCCGATGCCGGGTATGATCTCGTCACCCAATTCCTGGCGGACGAACATCTTCCAAGTCTGCTCCCCCTCTATCGCGAGGCTGCGCGTCTGACGCACACCGGCGGGCAATTCGTGCTCGTGGGGTACCATCCCTGGTTCCTCATGGCCGGGATACCCACCCATTTTGACCAGAGCCCGGGGCGCCCGGTAGCGATCGAGAGCTACGTCCATCTGTTTAGTGAGCATGTCAGCGCTGCCGGCGCGGCAGGCTGGCGTCTGGCCGAGATGGAGGAAGCCCTCATCGATACTGCATGGCTGGAGGCGAAGCCCAAGTGGGCTATATATCGCGACCGCCCGATTAGCTTCGCCATGGTGTGGGGCAAGCCTGTCGTCCCGAAGGTCGAGCCCTCACCGTCTTGCTCAAAGGCGCAAGGATAG